The following coding sequences lie in one Rutidosis leptorrhynchoides isolate AG116_Rl617_1_P2 chromosome 4, CSIRO_AGI_Rlap_v1, whole genome shotgun sequence genomic window:
- the LOC139841053 gene encoding F-box/kelch-repeat protein At3g06240-like: MEIVGHDYNLPYNTRLGTLPGVLYDGALHWFLYDTKKKIVILSFDLSLEEFKEIPLPDDTKYVCDDYDILEMFEECLCIYGSYDYDIRVMRNYGRWQLLPHDDEGYKYVVAAITCTLHRFPDNTWRFCDYDHGKEDVFKQSWFNSSFPVLVKSLVSPYLHE; this comes from the coding sequence ATGGAAATCGTTGGACACGATTACAATTTACCTTATAATACTCGACTAGGAACTCTTCCTGGTGTTTTATACGATGGGGCGCTTCATTGGTTTCTGTATGATACGAAGAAGAAGATAGTTATTCTTTCGTTTGATTTATCTTtagaggaatttaaagaaatccccCTACCTGATGACACAAAATATGTATGTGATGATTACGACATACTGGAGATGTTTGAAGAATGTTTATGCATATATGGTTCCTATGATTACGACATACGGGTGATGAGAAACTATGGTCGTTGGCAACTGCTCCCACATGATGACGAAGGTTATAAGTATGTTGTAGCCGCTATTACATGCACACTCCATCGCTTTCCAGACAACACTTGGCGTTTTTGTGATTACGATCATGGAAAAGAAGATGTGTTTAAGCAGAGTTGGTTTAATTCTTCTTTTCCTGTATTAGTCAAGTCCCTTGTATCTCCTTATCTCCATGAGTAA
- the LOC139840208 gene encoding glycosyltransferase-like KOBITO 1 has product MDWIIHLDTDELMHPVGTRGYSLTQLLSDVPENVDMVVFPSYESCVERDDINEPFTEVSMFKKNYEHLTKETYSQNYKESVRDNPGYFLTYSNGKSAARIQPHLRPNGAHRWYNYMKQPNEITFEEAAILHYTYAKFSDLTSRRDRCGCKPTIEGVTKCFFLDFDRAAFIIASSATEDEMLNWYRKHVVWMDKDLNKKLLKEGILTRIYAPMVIMQELKEYGVYSSLIESVQESLSKDTFMSSNEIINNSSRRIGTEESGISVRNDLQADNIDLVAIPPLPAPVIDYINS; this is encoded by the exons atggATTGGATAATTCATCTGGATACAGACGAGTTAATGCATCCAGTGGGCACTCGGGGATACTCTCTTACACAACTTTTATCGGACGTTCCTGAAAacgttgatatggttgtgtttccAAGCTAC GAGAGCTGTGTTGAACGAGACGACATAAATGAACCTTTCACCGAG GTCTCAATGTTTAAAAAAAATTATGAAC atCTTACGAAGGAAACGTACTCTCAGAATTACAAAGAATCGGTTCGTGATAATCCGGGCTACTTTTTGACATATTCAAATGGGAAGTCGGCTGCCCGTATCCAACCACATTTACGTCCTAATGGTGCACATAGGTGGTATAACTATATGAAGCAACCAAA CGAAATAACATTTGAGGAGGCTGCGATTCTTCATTACACCTATGCCAAGTTTTCGGATTTGACATCAAGGCGTGATCGATGTGGCTGCAAGCCTACAATAGAAGGTGTTACAAAATGCTTCTTTTTGGATTTTGATAGAGCT GCTTTTATAATTGCATCAAGTGCTACAGAGGATGAAATGCTAAACTG GTACCGCAAACATGTTGTGTGGATGGACAAAGATCTAAATAAGAAGCTTCTAAAAGAAGGAATCTTAACCCGCATATATGCTCCTATG GTGATTATGCAAGAATTAAAGGAGTATGGTGTTTACAGTTCTCTGATTGAGTCTGTCCAGGAAAGTCTATCTAAGGACACGTTTATGTCATCAAATGAAATAATTAATAATTCATCGAGGAGAATTGGTACAGAAGAATCAGGTATATCTGTTAGGAATGATTTACAAGCGGATAATATTGATTTAGTTGCAATACCACCACTCCCTGCTCCagtaattgattatataaacagTTAG